The window ACTTGGAGAACACAATGGGCAACACCCCTCGCCATCCCCCGGGGCAGGCGGTTGCCTGCAagcccagccccgtgcccagccagccagcccgcCTCCCCATGCAGCACCGTCGCGGTcgcgcccgcccccgcggcTCTTCGGGGTCTCCGGTGCGTGGGGCGCAGCCGGGCTCCGGCGGGTGGCTCTGCGGGAGGGAGCGTGGGCAGCTGCCGGGCAGGGTCTTCGTGGCACCGCAGGCAGCAGAGCGGGCAGCCGGATCCCGGTGGAGCCGATGCGCTGGCATTGGTGGGTCCAGGTGGCAAGGGGGACAGGCAGCGGCCAATCGCAGCCCAGCTTTTGTGATCCCAACAGGATCTTTCAGACGACGGCCAATCCAGAGCCAGCTGGGGCGGCAGGAGCGGGAGGCGCAGTCACAGCACAGCCAGTCACAGCTCTGCTTTGGTGGGTGGGGATGCTCCGACAGCCAATCGTAGCCCAGCTTCCAGGAGGATGATCCACAGGCAGCCAATCACATCCCGACCCTTCACTGTGCCGGTGATCGCGCAGAGCGGCCAATCAGGACGCAGGTCTCTGCAGAGCACCCAGTGCCTGCGAGGGTGCGGGTGGTCCGAGGCGCTCGGGGATCCACTGAGCCCCGGCGGGATCCAATGCACCCCATCGCCGCGGGGGATCCGGCGCTGCCAGGGGCCCGATGAGCCCCGGCGCCACGAGGGGACCCGCTGGACCCCGGTGCTGTGGGCCATACGGTGAGCCTCAGCGCCGCCCGGGCCCTGGAAAGCTCCCACCGCCGGCGTGGGATGAGCAGCGCAGCCTTCCTGTTGCTCAGGCCACCCCCAGCGAGCGGGGCTGCTCCAGGACACGCACGGCCCCCCAGGACAGGAACAGCCCGGGCAGGCGGACGCCAACGTGCCGGACACCCCCTGACCCCACAGACAGGCGACTGAGAGGGCAGAGCCGGGACGATGCCTCCTAACCAGCGCCAAGCCGAGGGCTACGCGAGCCAGACGGGCCCCCCGGGGCACACGCGTGCAGCCGTGCCAGAGATGAGCCCGAGCATCGTCCTCAGACCCCGCGGGGGTGCTGAGCGCGAAGGGAAGGGCTCAGCGCAGTGATgcggggggggtgcggggggggggtggccaGGTGGGCGCTGCGCCGCGCCCCAGCCTGGGCCTTTTGGTCCGACGTTCACGCAAAGAGCGGCCCAACCGTTCCCCGACAGTGCGTGCCAAAAGCGCCCTGCCGGCTGGCACGCCCCTCCCTCCCGGGCGGCCCGGCAGCAGAGCTCGCTCTGGCAGGTTTCTCTCCAGCACCCTGCAGAGGCTGCCAGGCCTCTGGCTCAGCGCtggcatttgccttttttgcaCCTAGCCTGGCCCCGAGCTGGGCCCCAGCAGAAAGCGTTCCTGACCCTGCCTCGAAAGCAGCTGTGGAAGCAGGTTCTCGCTGCTCCCCGGCACAGCCAGCTCCTACTACACTGCTCACAGCCCTCCTCTGGTGCAGAGCTCGGCGAGGCTGGgccccctcctgcctcctctggTGCCCTCCCACCAGCACTCCCATCCTGATGACAGGAACCAGCCCTCCTGTGGTCCCTCAGGGCAGGGACCATCCCAAGCTCACAGCGAGAACAGGGCAAGACAGGCCCCAACACCCAGCCGGCGCAAGCTCTTCTGTGTCAAAGAGGGGCAGGCACCGAACCGCAGCTGTGCCAGGCTCTGTGGGTGCTGGCAGAGATGGGCTGGGCTCTGTGCGTGGGCACCTGGGCACGTTTCAATGTTCTGTGGCTCCAACGGTGCCGAAAGGGACACAAACTCTcacctggctggcagcagcttcGGCAGAGGGGGTGCGCTCGGCTCGGTGGTCTGGGGGATGCCCTGGCAGGGGTCTCTCCACAGGAGAGTTCCTCCGGCGGTAGAAGAGGACATAGGCGTATCTGGTTACCACCTGGCTCTCGTCCACGGTGGTGACTGTGCTGTCATCAAAAAGCCGCCAGcctgagaggaaggaagggttAAGCAAGAAGACAGGCCGTGGCtgcagtggggggggggggggtggcgaGGGTGGCAGATCCTCACCCACGTCACTGCGCTGGCTGTTCTTGTCGTTGGGCAGGCGGGCGTACGCTGTGTAGTGCCCCCCAATCATGCCTCCGTAGTGGTTGATCACAGCGTACAGGTCATACatgggcagctgctgctcaccCTTCCGGCCGATGCAGAACTTGCTCAGGTCCAGGCTCCTGGGGAGAGACACAGGGACAGTCAGGGGCAGGCAGCGTTAGGCAGGGAGAGGCCAGGCTGcggggcagcacaggcagcgcCAATCCAGGTACTTCATCCCCCAGGGCTCTCACCGAACGGGGAAGTCCACCATGTCGTTGATCTTGTCCCTCCAAATAAAGCTGCGGAAGGAGAAGCGCTTGAGCTGGATGATGAGGACGTTGGGCAGCCGCCACAGCATCAGCTGCTTGGAGGCCTCGCGGTGCTGCTTGCACTTGGGGCAGTACCTGGGGGAGGAGTGTGCTGGTTACCGGCGTGGGGAGAGCCTCAGGCCtcgcagcccagcccagccccaagGGTCCCCCACatgtggggctggcagaggggatgCGGGAGGTCTCAGCCtcccctgccacgggcaggcCAGCACAGTCCTGCGGAGCGCTGGCATTGCTCCCTGCTGGCTGATGGCCTCCCTCCCCAGCGCACAGGGAAGGCCAGCCCAATGCTCCTGGCTGCCAGAAGAAACAGCTTGCAGGCCCGGGCAGCTCCTGGGAAACCCCCGCTGCTGCCTGGGCCCACGGGCTGGAACCCACCCTGCCCCCTTCCTCACCACGCTTCCTCCGGGGCCAGGACTTCGGGCTTGGTGAAGAGATTGAGGCACTGCTCCAGGGTGAAGTGGCCGGCCCGGGCTGCTTCGCTGGCCGAACCTGGGTCCTCCACGCACTCCAGCTCCTTGGACTCCACCAACACAAACTCCTTGAGGCGCTCATTGTTCTTCCACACCAGGGCAAGGGAGCAGTCGTCCGTCAGCTCCAGGGGGGTGTCACCTGCGAAGGGGCACACACCTCACACACCTGCCCCACCAGGCCACCTTGCTGGGGCTAGGAGCAGTCTTGCCCATCCCGGCTCGAGATGGTGATCGCGCAGCACTGCCAGGAAGGGACAAGTGCCCCACGGCCAGGTTCACCACCCCGGGGCAGcagagccccccagccagcGCGGGCAAGGCTGGCACAGCCCCTCTTGGCAGGGCCCACATAACCAGCACTGGATGCAGGCATCCCGTTCAGACAAGAGGTGACCCAGAGATCACAGGCCCTCTGTGGATTCAGGACGTTGAAGGGAATTGGTCTATTTGCTGAGGAGAGCAGGAATGTCATGCCTGAGAAGAGAttccaggcagcagctctgtgcagcagagccctgcactCCCCTGTGCCAGATGCAGCTTTCCCTATCCAGCCTGGGGCCACCGTCACATCTGGGTTCACCTTGTGCCAGGCAGCCTCTGGCACCCTGGCCAGGCAGATCCACCACCTTGCCAGAGGCCACGAGGGATGAAGATGGCACTTTCTAGGGCTCTGGGCTCACCTTTATCTTCCAGCTTGTGCTCTCGGCTGGCAGCGTCGATCTTGTTGATGTAGAACTGCGTGGCGCGGGCACTCAGCGAGTCTGGAGTGTGTTGGTACCCAGGGATGGCAGCTGTGGACAAGCAGGGACAGATCTGTGGTGGCAGTGCCTGTCTGCCCTGCGTAGGGGCCAAGAATTTGCagtgcccccacccccacctcaCATGCTACGGCCTTGCAGGGACACAACCACGTGCCCTGTGTCCTTGACTATTTTTAGCAGGCGCCTGCCCCTGGCAAGCTGcgctcctctgcctgccttgccCCTTCGCTGCACATTGCTGCCATCCTGAGACGAGTGTCTGGAAACGTGACAGCCAGGCAGCCGAGCGCGAGAGGCTGCTCCCGTGCAGCTGAGTCAGAGCGAGGGAAATGCTGCACTCACAGCCCCGAGGGGCCCAGCCCGTGCCGGGCTCTGCACTCCCACTCTGAAGCttctgccagcccctgccttcCCACCCCTCCCACAACAACACAACGCTCCAGCCTCTTTCCTCGTCAGGTCTCTGCTCTGCCCCGTGGGCCCTGCTAGGGCAAGGCAGAGCGTGGGCAGGCAGGCATTTCAGGTGGGGCAGCACTGCCAAAACATGGCTCCCAGGGCCTCATGTATGTCCCCAAGAGCCTCCGTAACAAGCTCACGAGGGGAGAATAGATGCTGTGGTGGGAGGTCACCCCAAGGAGGGAGAATCACACCTATTTTGTCTTGGGGCTGCCCAGGCTCCTAGCACAGACACGGTCAGCACCGCAGCACTCTTACCTTCTGGCTTGAGGGCTCTCTCATAGGACGGCTCCTTCTCGCAACAGCTGTCGCCCTGCGACTCCATGTGCTCGGAGAAGCCCGAATCCAAGCTCAGCAGGGAACTCCTGGCTGCCAGGACCTTGCTTCGGACAGTGCTGGTGTCCCCCAGCTCCGGGTGCAGCTCAGGCACAGCTGGTGAGAGCGGGGGCTCCTGCAGGAGGCTGGAagccctgtccccgtcccccagcTCAGGGACAGAGGTGGCTGCCGCACAGCTGCTCTTGGCCAGGGGTTCCAGCTTGTCTGGCAAcagaggctgcagcccctgctccgGCGACATCCGGCCCAGCTGGAAAGGAGGCTGGAACACGCTGACTGAGTACCTGGGCAAGGAGGTGGCAGTCAGAGCTGGACAGACACAGGGCTGAGCTCAGCTCCAGCACAGAAGCATCccccttctctggaccctcaCCTTGCGTagccctccagcagctgggccaGGCGGGTGTAGGTGAGGCGGGACTCTGGCACGCTGATGAGGAAGGGGAAACCGATGTTCTCGGGGCGGCACAAAGCCTTGTGGTCTGGCCAGTGTGTTTTCTGACATGCCCTGTAACATATACAGCCCCTGCTGAACCCAGCATCCGTGACCACCCTGGGCAGGAGCGTGGCAGGGCCAGAGGGGTGcgctgggcaggaggggagctcTGCGAGCCAGACTGGCTCCCTCCCAAAGGCCAAGCCTATCCCACCTCCTCCCAGTGGGCTGAGCTCTCCCATCCATCCCTTCAAGGCAAAAgaccctccctccctgccaggcaTCAAGCCAACTCACACATTGCAGTAACCGACTCGATAGCACCTCGTGCAGCGCCTGAGCTTCTCATCCTCCGGCAGCTGCTTCTTCTGGCAGGCCGCACACTTGGCGACGGGGCCACTGGGCACCTGCGGACGCTGCAGGAGAAAGGACCCAttgggcagggaagggcacCCAGGCAGGACAAGGCAGCCTCGGCGGGCACCTGTGCTTGCTGCAGCTAGTCACCCTTGTGTGCAGCTCTCCCCCTCCTGCTCAGCCCCACTTGCAGGCTCAGCCTCCCTGCGTGCCTCCCGGCAGTGCCAATGTCCCTTCTTACCTGCTGGACCTGCAGCTCCACCACCCGCTCCTTGgccagctctggggacagcaCCTcgaagcagagcagcaggtccGTGGGGGAGACCGTATCCAGCGAGTTGGATGGCAGGAACATGCGGTGGAAGCGATTTTTGATCACCTGCCAGGAAAGCAGTGGAATGGGGCCGTGTGAGGGCTGCCCCATACCTCCTCTCCTGAGAAAGCCACAGACCTCAGCCCCACAGTGagctgcaggggcagcagcaccaCAGGGATGCTGGCTCAGCTCACCACCCCGCCAGGGAAGGACGGACATCCCTTGTCCCACTGCGGTGGCCCAGCCCTCCTGAGCAGGGATCTGCCCAGCAGCGCCCTGTGCACGACACTGCCACCCACGGACAAAATCTGCCCCGTGGACATGTTGAATGTGGGCAAGTGACTGCCAGTGGCCACGTTCCCTGCAGAGCTGCGAGAGCCGGGGCACCTACAAGAGCAGCCTGTGGCTTGCTCCCCAGCTTGAGCACTCTCACCTCTGCCAGGCGCAGGTTCTCTGGTTTCACACGCACGCTATGGGCCACTGAGTCAAGTACCTCCATAGCACTGGAGTTCTCCTTGCTGATACTCACGAGAAACTGCCATGAAGAAAGTGCCACATCAACCACACCACACCAACGCGTGGAGGCCCTTGCTTAACACAAGGCTTAGCCCGTTAGCACAGGACCAGCTGCCTGGGGCACCTCCAGGAGCCCTCACAGAGGGCTCCCCAGAGTAGATTGTGTCCTTTACCTTGATGGGTTTCTTGTGCGGCTCCTTTGCAAAGTAGTAGACAGTCAGCACCTTCTGCTTCTGCGGGAGGGGCACGGGGAGGTACAGGAAGGGGTCGAAGGTGATGGACACCTGCAGACACGAGAGCACGCTCAGTTGTGGGAAGTGCTTGTGACTGAGATCAgcggggcagcagccccagaCCTGAGATCTGGCCTTCCCCTGTGCCCTCTGAGGGTCAGGAGCCTgctgcacagccaggacagggaCAGAGCCTCCAGGGCTGCCCTACCTTGGAACACACTGGGCACACCAGCTTGGATTTGTACTGGCCCTGGAAGAGGTCCACAATGAAAGAGTCGTTCCTCATCTTGTGTCGCTGCCAGGCCTCCTCAGCTACCACCTGCGGGGAGACGGGGCTCAGCACTACGCTAAACCACCCAGGCCAGGGGCTGCTCTCCCCGTGGCTTTGGGGAGGGACATTCCTCACCTCATCGGGCCTCCCATCTGAGTCAACAGTTTCTGTGTAGGGCTTGTTCTGGATCCGGTTGAGGTCCTCATGCAGGCCATCGAGCAGGAAGGCCATGAACTCCTGAGCATCGTGCTGCGCATAGCCAGTGAACTGGCTGGCCTTACTGGCCACGATTGCCTGGGGGGAGCACAGTAGTCAGGGCTGGTCAGCAGTCCCCCGGCAGCACTGCCTGTCCCACGCACAAAGCCTAGCtgcacccaccccccccccacctaGCTCTCAGCGGCACGAGCCGGGCAGCCAGGTGCCCACGGAGAGGTGCTGGGGACCCACAGCAGCTCCTACGCAGCGCTGGTGCCTGCAGCCCTACCTTCAGTTTagagggctggaaggcatggTGCGTGCCCTTCCACAGCGCTCGCAGCAGCATGGCAAAGCCAATGGCCAGgcgtccccccgtccccagcgGGTTGTTGTAGTTGATTTCTGACTCAAAGGACCGATCTGTAAGAGACGCAGGAGAGCGAGGGTGGCTGCTGGCTGCACCGTCTGAGCGGCAGGGCTCTGCTGGGTTCCTGGCGTGGGCTCACCATGGAAGTAGTCACGCAGCTCCCGGGTGTTGGACAGGGACTGGATCACGCTGTTCATGAAGCAAGTGTTGCCCAGGTTCACCAGCCCCGTGAAGCCAGGCAGGCACACCTTCTTCTTctcatcctcatcttcatcGTCCTCCACGCTCTCGGTGCTCACCGGGCTGTGTGTCATCGGCGGCACCATGCACGTTGGTTTGGGCTGCCAAAGCAGAGGCGGGTGTAAGGGTGCTGCGCTTGGGGGGGGTCTCTCTGGAAACACCAGGGGAACCCGACTGCCCAAGGCACCCCGCAGAcatggctgggctggagccacCACACCATCTCCCACCAGGACTGGGATAGACGGGCCAATGGCTGCCCCCAGTCCTGCCAGCTACGATGGAGAAGTGCCACCTCCCCCTCCAGGAACAGTTTGCCGGTCCCCAAAGCAACACCAAGGAGGTGGGGTCCCACAAGAGGGACAAGTGgacccccctttccccccacccaggTCAAACCCGATGTGGCCCCACTCACTGAGGGGATGTGCGGCTCTTGCTTCACTGCCACATGCTCTGGGGCCGTACGAGCTGCCACGCCATCCAGACCCGCATCTTCCCCACGCGGCTTCTCTTTGTCACTGGCTCGGGCCTCCTCCTTGCTGGACAGTGGGTGCTGGTTACTGCCTGGGGGGTTCTTGTCCAGAGGGGTAGGGCCTGTAGGCATGGCAACCTTTGCACCACCCACTGCACCTTAAAAAGGGGGAAGGGTGGGCCTGTGGTTAGCAGCACCGCACGCTGCCCACGACGGGGCTGAGCCGCTCGGTCCATGCTCACACACAGGCTCTCTCCTACCCCTCTTCCCCATAAGCAAGGGGAACAGCGGTGCCTTTCCCCTAACGCTTGGCTTGCTCTGCCCCAcacccctcctgcctgcacccgctcagcccctctccttccccacaaCCCTGCACCGGAGGATCTGGCACCATCCGGCTGCTGCTGGCGGTGAGGAGGGCCCATGCCCCACTGGGgtgcagcaggcaggcaagACAAGAAGGCAGGGTGCAGACCTCGTGTGGCTGGAGcctccagccccccccagcGCTGGCTCTGGCGTTTCTTCAGGCAGACATCGATGCGAGACACCGTGAAGTTGTATGTGCACTGGTCCGGCTCAATAAGGTTCCTGCAAGACACGCAGCAAGTCCAGGGGTGCCCCAGACCCCCCTGGCAGCCTCAAGACATGCCAAAGCCTCTGCAAGGCAGGGCCACGGCCTCCAGGTAGTAGGGACCCGGCTAGCACCGATCCCAAGGTGGCCCTGGCAAAGCAGGGCAGAAACCTTCAAGCCTGGCCACACTGAGCACATAGAGGGCCCCTTTCCTGGGATATCCATTCTGCTCGGCTCCACATGTCCAACTGGACATCCCACCCAAAGTGCACACAGGCTGGTCTGGCTCTGTCCCCAAGAGCTCTAGAACAGCTGGGGGAAGACTGCAGGCAAGGAGACGCTGGGATTTCCTCCCCTGCGAGCCACCAGACTGAGTCAAAGCAGCCCGGGCTTGGGGCATTAGTGCAGCATGGTGTAAGGGAGACCCCCAGGTGCAGAAATGAGTATGTCCTGCACAGACCTGCCAGCTGGGActggctcctgctccagctctgcactCTCAGCTCCCTTGCCCCAGTGCAGGCTGGAAGGACAGGAGCCGTACCTGAGCTTCACCTGCCACCGGAACACTGTGTGGGGCCCACAGCCAGGATGGAGGCGAAGGAAGTTTGCGTCGCTGCAAAGAAATTGGAAGTGAGTGAGAGGAGGTGAACAAACAAGTAGCCCAGCCACAGTCAGGAGCTCCGCAGCAGCCAGGCACCGTCCCGAGGTGTGCACGTACCTCGTCTGGAACACCAGCGTGAAGTCCTGCTCCCGGAACAACACCTTGGATGTCTCCTTGTGGATCTCCTTCACGTAGACATGCACCACCACCAGGTCATTGCCCTTCTCATACGAGTCATTCTTGACAAAGGTCAGGCTCACAAAAGGCTCTGGTTCTGAGAGAGGAAAGCCATGGAGAGAGAGATTACCTTCCTTGCATGCCAAGGCAGTGCTGCAGGCTGACCCAGGAGAGGTCCTGATCAGGTGCACCTTCCTGACCAGGCTGACCCCTGGGCTCCAGCCACTCACCATCAGCCGCTGCTTCCAGAGCCACATCATCCTTGGACCAGTCCCTCTTCTCACCGTCTCTGCCCAGGGGAGGGGTGGCCACTGGGACGGCCTTAGAGCTCTCTCCCAGGACAGGCATGCAGTCCCGGCCCCGCAAGAcctcagcagggctgcctggctgcaggacTCTCTTCTCCACGCAGGTGGCAACGCGATGGGGGAATACCTCTGTGGTAGCTGCAAGAGGTGGTATCTCCACAGGAACAGTCTCCTTGGCCAAAACCACAGCCTTTCAAGACAGAGGGACACGGTGAAAAACAGACGCTGCCACCTCTGAGCTGCCCTGGCCCACTCGCTGTGACTTCTGCCAGCCAGGCAGCCACAGCCCCACACCCCCCGCTTCCCCCACATATCCCATGCTCGGATCGGCCCCATTAGCACCACAGCCCAGCGACTGCGGGTTTCTCACGTCGCCCTCTCCTCCACCACAGCCAGGCCCACACCAGCCCTCAGCACCACCCGTGGAACCTGGGAGCCCATCTCATTGGCAGGGATGGATCCCTGTGCAAACAGCATCCCCTGCACgggggctgagggagcaggGGTGCCCCGTTTGGCTGGGTCCTCGGGTACCTTCTCCAGTGGCGGTGCGAGGTCCACGAGGGCTGTGGGCGCATCGACCTGGCTGGCTCTGCCGTTGCGGCGGCTGCCTGCCCTCCCACTGTGCCCTTTGCTGGGCTCCATGCTCCCAGTGACTCTGGCATTTGGCTCCTCTTCAGCAGGAGCCACTTTGAGGTATACTGCCCGCTTGGCGCTGGGGCCGCTCTGTGTCCCTGGGCTGGCTGGGCTTTTCCCTCCCAGGGCCTCGCTCCTTCCCGGAGCACGCTTGGGGTTGGAGGGGTCCCTCCGGGACCTAGGCAGCTCTGCGCCTTCAGCCCTCGGCTCTTCAGgggccagctctgcagaagcagccttCTCCTTGCCATTCTCCCAGCACGCGGCCCCTTTGGCCAGCTCTTTGGAtccatctttccttctcttctgtgaaaagcagcacagcacagtgaGAAGGTATCCAGACAGCAGCACCTCTCATGCTCTTTGCCAGCACCTCACcctctttcccccttcccagaACGTGCTAGGGCTCTGCTCCAGAACCTGGCGGCAGGCAGGAACAGGGGTACGATGACAGCCCCCTCCCTGGGACAGAGGCAGCTGTCTCACTGCCCTCAGGCAGCATGTGGTTGCAGGATGTGCCCCACATCGCTCCCTGAGCAGCTCAAGAGCAGGGACTGAAACCCTCACCCCAGCTCCCCTGGGCTCCGTAAGCTCCCTCAAAAGGCAGATCCTCCCTCCTCACCAGAAGCGAAGACCAGGTATGCAGTGGGATCTTCTTCTGAAGCACAAGCTGTAGAAAGTTGCCCTTCTTGCACTGGACCTTGCTGCAAGAGCTCTCAATCTCCTCGTAGAACTGACAGCTCCACTGGCGCCCGTCTGCAAGCAGAGGGGAACCGGCACCTCAGGCAGCACTCCAGGCAGCTGTCACCCAACCCACAGCCCCTTCTTACCCGCCCCAAGGATCAAGGGAGCACTCATCCAGAGCCaaggaggctgcaggcaggttGCCACCATACCCCAGGAGCCTTCAGGGTAATGCCAGCTTCCCTGGATTTGCTTTGTACATCTGGCTGGCCTCCTTCCCAGAGGGAAGGCCCTGGGCCTCCCTGCCCACAGGGGCACAGTCACTTTTCCAAGGGATACCCAGGGCCGACTCAGCCATCCCAGCGAGCAGGGGACAGACGTGCACCAGCGCAGCAGTGGGCGCTTGTTCACTTGGCGCAGaggccagctcctgccctccccagctctACACCCTTCTTCTTTTACACTGCTCTCGTatcagccctgcctgctggctgaAGCTGTGCCAGCTGACAGCAGGGCATTGCCTCTGAAGGAAAGGTTTTATGCCTGCCTGGATCAGCCCCATGTCTAGCCCAGAGCTGTGCCAAGCCCCGCTGGAGAAATGCCTGCAGCAGTTGCTCCATTCCCCGTACCTGGTAGTTTGACCACACAGTCCGTGTCGGTGAAAGCAGCATCCACATCCTCCACCTTCAGAGCTCCACTGCCCAAGTTCAGCTTGACGATGATCTCGTCAGCGTTCTGCTTCCAGTCCAACAGCAGCTCtaggaagagggagggaagtgTCACCCACTCGCTGGGGCATGAGCCTGCAGTGCCCACTCCGTGGCTGGAGAACACGAGCATGAACGCACGCTCAGCTCAAGGAGGTCAATGCAGGGGACACAGATCATGCCAATTAAACGGGACGCTCGCAACCTGCTCTCATCAAACAGGCCACAAACAAAAGCACATGTTGTGGCAGGGCAGGTGAATCCCAGTGGGAACCAGAGAGATCAGAAAGGCAGCACTGCTCTCGGCCCCGTCACGTGCAGCAGCAGCGGCTGGGAAGAAAAGGTGGCTCCTGCCAACTACAAAGCAATTGCTGCTTTCCCAGGGAACTAGGAAGCCACAGAATTACTCTGGGGGATTCAAGCGGACTCTGACCACAATCAGAAATTGCCACTTCTGCTTTGCATATGCAAACCAAGCAGCCCAGCTGCAATCACCAAAGCACTATACTCCTGCCAGGTGAGCAATGCTAACATGGCTGAAACACAGGCAGGCATGCCAGCCGGGCAAGAACGCTGCACCCAGGGAGAAAACAGTGCAGCAGCGTcgctctgctgcaggcagaacCTCCATCAGGTGCCTGCCAGGCTCCAGGTCTGGCCCTGTGGTGTCCTGAAGTCTTCAAGGCAAAAAGGTGATTCCAATCACCTTAATTTCAA of the Ciconia boyciana chromosome 11, ASM3463844v1, whole genome shotgun sequence genome contains:
- the USP19 gene encoding ubiquitin carboxyl-terminal hydrolase 19 isoform X4, yielding MSSSTNAPGQRRVSRGLDDATNKKKQKDRANQESKEELLLDWKQNADEIIVKLNLGSGALKVEDVDAAFTDTDCVVKLPDGRQWSCQFYEEIESSCSKVQCKKGNFLQLVLQKKIPLHTWSSLLKRRKDGSKELAKGAACWENGKEKAASAELAPEEPRAEGAELPRSRRDPSNPKRAPGRSEALGGKSPASPGTQSGPSAKRAVYLKVAPAEEEPNARVTGSMEPSKGHSGRAGSRRNGRASQVDAPTALVDLAPPLEKAVVLAKETVPVEIPPLAATTEVFPHRVATCVEKRVLQPGSPAEVLRGRDCMPVLGESSKAVPVATPPLGRDGEKRDWSKDDVALEAAADEPEPFVSLTFVKNDSYEKGNDLVVVHVYVKEIHKETSKVLFREQDFTLVFQTSDANFLRLHPGCGPHTVFRWQVKLRNLIEPDQCTYNFTVSRIDVCLKKRQSQRWGGLEAPATRGPTPLDKNPPGSNQHPLSSKEEARASDKEKPRGEDAGLDGVAARTAPEHVAVKQEPHIPSPKPTCMVPPMTHSPVSTESVEDDEDEDEKKKVCLPGFTGLVNLGNTCFMNSVIQSLSNTRELRDYFHDRSFESEINYNNPLGTGGRLAIGFAMLLRALWKGTHHAFQPSKLKAIVASKASQFTGYAQHDAQEFMAFLLDGLHEDLNRIQNKPYTETVDSDGRPDEVVAEEAWQRHKMRNDSFIVDLFQGQYKSKLVCPVCSKVSITFDPFLYLPVPLPQKQKVLTVYYFAKEPHKKPIKFLVSISKENSSAMEVLDSVAHSVRVKPENLRLAEVIKNRFHRMFLPSNSLDTVSPTDLLLCFEVLSPELAKERVVELQVQQRPQVPSGPVAKCAACQKKQLPEDEKLRRCTRCYRVGYCNVACQKTHWPDHKALCRPENIGFPFLISVPESRLTYTRLAQLLEGYARYSVSVFQPPFQLGRMSPEQGLQPLLPDKLEPLAKSSCAAATSVPELGDGDRASSLLQEPPLSPAVPELHPELGDTSTVRSKVLAARSSLLSLDSGFSEHMESQGDSCCEKEPSYERALKPEAAIPGYQHTPDSLSARATQFYINKIDAASREHKLEDKGDTPLELTDDCSLALVWKNNERLKEFVLVESKELECVEDPGSASEAARAGHFTLEQCLNLFTKPEVLAPEEAWYCPKCKQHREASKQLMLWRLPNVLIIQLKRFSFRSFIWRDKINDMVDFPVRSLDLSKFCIGRKGEQQLPMYDLYAVINHYGGMIGGHYTAYARLPNDKNSQRSDVGWRLFDDSTVTTVDESQVVTRYAYVLFYRRRNSPVERPLPGHPPDHRAERTPSAEAAASQASLIWQELEAEEQELQLEAPQRPARNSWRPRGQKRSPGTPQHPDEGCVRYFVLATTAAIVALFLNVFYPLIYQTRWR
- the USP19 gene encoding ubiquitin carboxyl-terminal hydrolase 19 isoform X1; its protein translation is MSSSTNAPGQRRVSRGLDDATNKKKQKDRANQESKEELLLDWKQNADEIIVKLNLGSGALKVEDVDAAFTDTDCVVKLPDGRQWSCQFYEEIESSCSKVQCKKGNFLQLVLQKKIPLHTWSSLLKRRKDGSKELAKGAACWENGKEKAASAELAPEEPRAEGAELPRSRRDPSNPKRAPGRSEALGGKSPASPGTQSGPSAKRAVYLKVAPAEEEPNARVTGSMEPSKGHSGRAGSRRNGRASQVDAPTALVDLAPPLEKAVVLAKETVPVEIPPLAATTEVFPHRVATCVEKRVLQPGSPAEVLRGRDCMPVLGESSKAVPVATPPLGRDGEKRDWSKDDVALEAAADEPEPFVSLTFVKNDSYEKGNDLVVVHVYVKEIHKETSKVLFREQDFTLVFQTSDANFLRLHPGCGPHTVFRWQVKLRNLIEPDQCTYNFTVSRIDVCLKKRQSQRWGGLEAPATRGAVGGAKVAMPTGPTPLDKNPPGSNQHPLSSKEEARASDKEKPRGEDAGLDGVAARTAPEHVAVKQEPHIPSPKPTCMVPPMTHSPVSTESVEDDEDEDEKKKVCLPGFTGLVNLGNTCFMNSVIQSLSNTRELRDYFHDRSFESEINYNNPLGTGGRLAIGFAMLLRALWKGTHHAFQPSKLKAIVASKASQFTGYAQHDAQEFMAFLLDGLHEDLNRIQNKPYTETVDSDGRPDEVVAEEAWQRHKMRNDSFIVDLFQGQYKSKLVCPVCSKVSITFDPFLYLPVPLPQKQKVLTVYYFAKEPHKKPIKFLVSISKENSSAMEVLDSVAHSVRVKPENLRLAEVIKNRFHRMFLPSNSLDTVSPTDLLLCFEVLSPELAKERVVELQVQQRPQVPSGPVAKCAACQKKQLPEDEKLRRCTRCYRVGYCNVACQKTHWPDHKALCRPENIGFPFLISVPESRLTYTRLAQLLEGYARYSVSVFQPPFQLGRMSPEQGLQPLLPDKLEPLAKSSCAAATSVPELGDGDRASSLLQEPPLSPAVPELHPELGDTSTVRSKVLAARSSLLSLDSGFSEHMESQGDSCCEKEPSYERALKPEAAIPGYQHTPDSLSARATQFYINKIDAASREHKLEDKGDTPLELTDDCSLALVWKNNERLKEFVLVESKELECVEDPGSASEAARAGHFTLEQCLNLFTKPEVLAPEEAWYCPKCKQHREASKQLMLWRLPNVLIIQLKRFSFRSFIWRDKINDMVDFPVRSLDLSKFCIGRKGEQQLPMYDLYAVINHYGGMIGGHYTAYARLPNDKNSQRSDVGWRLFDDSTVTTVDESQVVTRYAYVLFYRRRNSPVERPLPGHPPDHRAERTPSAEAAASQASLIWQELEAEEQELQLEAPQRPARNSWRPRGQKRSPGTPQHPDEGCVRYFVLATTAAIVALFLNVFYPLIYQTRWR